A genome region from Tolypothrix sp. PCC 7712 includes the following:
- a CDS encoding DnaJ C-terminal domain-containing protein: MQNLQNFRDYYEILGVPKEASSEEIKKVYRRLARQYHPDLNPGNKEAEEKFKDIGEAYEILSDTAKRAQYDQFSRYWKQKGFNKQTPKAKTWGDNRNNNRNNQEVDPSQFPDFESFINQVIGVGNGKSSRNGAANNTNNDPFRATKSRVEYTVPKSQPRPARRDIEARLTLPLEKAYVGGNERIRLEDGRSLEVSMPPGMVTGQTIRLRNQGIGGGDLYLKITVEPHPLFKLDGSNIFCQVPVTPSEAVLGGQVEAPTLDGPVKMTIPSGVRSGQRFRLANKGYPNDNGKRGDQLVEIQILTPKTISAEERELYEKLREIETFKPRADLID, from the coding sequence ATGCAAAATTTGCAGAATTTTCGTGATTATTACGAGATTTTAGGAGTACCTAAAGAAGCCTCAAGCGAGGAAATTAAAAAGGTTTATCGGCGGTTAGCGCGACAGTATCACCCCGATCTCAACCCTGGAAACAAAGAAGCTGAGGAGAAATTTAAGGATATTGGCGAGGCTTATGAAATCCTTTCCGATACAGCCAAGCGCGCACAATATGACCAATTTAGCCGCTACTGGAAACAAAAAGGCTTTAATAAACAAACCCCCAAAGCTAAAACCTGGGGCGATAATCGCAATAACAATCGCAACAATCAAGAAGTAGATCCCAGTCAATTTCCTGATTTTGAAAGTTTTATTAATCAGGTGATTGGCGTAGGTAATGGTAAAAGCAGCAGAAATGGTGCAGCTAACAACACAAATAACGATCCATTTCGGGCGACTAAAAGCCGAGTTGAGTATACAGTCCCCAAAAGCCAACCACGCCCCGCCCGTCGGGATATTGAAGCTAGGTTAACCCTACCCCTAGAAAAAGCTTATGTAGGCGGTAATGAAAGAATTAGACTTGAGGATGGGCGATCGCTAGAAGTGAGTATGCCGCCTGGAATGGTCACAGGTCAAACTATCCGGCTACGAAACCAAGGTATTGGTGGCGGAGATTTATATTTAAAAATTACCGTCGAACCACATCCTTTGTTTAAGCTAGATGGTTCTAATATTTTCTGCCAAGTTCCAGTCACTCCCAGTGAAGCCGTTTTAGGTGGACAGGTAGAAGCACCAACTCTTGATGGCCCCGTAAAAATGACCATTCCCTCCGGCGTGAGGTCTGGTCAAAGATTCCGTTTAGCAAACAAAGGCTATCCCAACGACAACGGTAAACGTGGTGACCAATTAGTTGAAATTCAAATACTTACCCCTAAAACTATTAGTGCTGAAGAACGGGAACTGTATGAAAAATTGCGGGAAATTGAAACTTTTAAACCCCGTGCAGATTTAATAGATTAG
- a CDS encoding type II toxin-antitoxin system HicB family antitoxin — translation MNLRYEIILYWSKEDQAFIAEVPELPGCAADGQTYQEALKNTEIIMKEWVETAKKLGRQIPEPKQRIIFT, via the coding sequence ATGAACCTTCGTTATGAAATAATTCTCTACTGGAGTAAAGAAGACCAAGCCTTTATTGCTGAAGTTCCAGAATTACCAGGATGTGCTGCTGATGGACAAACTTATCAAGAAGCACTGAAAAATACAGAAATTATTATGAAAGAATGGGTTGAAACTGCTAAAAAATTAGGTCGTCAAATTCCTGAACCTAAACAACGCATAATCTTTACTTAA
- a CDS encoding toxin HicA, with the protein MSQPDPLLAKILSGISDTAIPFAQLWQLLTRLGFDENIRGGHYIFTKQGVEEILNLQHHNGKAKAYQIKLVRAVILKYQLGTKNEPSL; encoded by the coding sequence GTGAGTCAACCAGATCCACTTTTAGCGAAAATCCTATCGGGGATATCTGATACAGCAATCCCTTTTGCCCAACTATGGCAACTTTTAACTAGACTAGGCTTTGATGAAAATATTCGTGGCGGACATTACATTTTTACCAAACAAGGTGTTGAAGAAATATTAAACTTACAACACCATAATGGCAAAGCCAAAGCCTACCAAATTAAATTAGTCCGTGCAGTCATTCTGAAATACCAGTTAGGAACTAAAAATGAACCTTCGTTATGA